One window from the genome of Cyclobacterium amurskyense encodes:
- a CDS encoding tyrosine-type recombinase/integrase has protein sequence MYEEMRIRNYSPRTIKTYIAMVSFVSRHFGKSPEFISIAELKSYLFHRVEQDKLSVSTVNQTISAFKILSKDVLGKDWDPVKIKRPRRPKILPVVFSKQEVSLLLNGIQNRKHYCLIALTYAGGLRLNEVINLKFGDIDSDRMQLKIRGGKGYKDRYTLLPKALLSKLRDYYRHYRPKTYLFEGQVIGKPYSESSAQAILKQAMHRAGISKCASFHTLRHSFATHLLEQGTNVRVIQELLGHKSLNTTTVYLHVSNFDSGQVKSPLDGL, from the coding sequence ATGTATGAGGAGATGCGAATCAGGAATTACTCTCCCCGCACGATCAAGACCTACATTGCAATGGTGTCTTTCGTATCAAGGCATTTTGGCAAAAGCCCGGAATTCATTAGCATAGCTGAGTTAAAAAGTTATCTTTTTCATAGAGTGGAGCAGGATAAATTGTCAGTATCCACTGTCAATCAAACTATCAGTGCGTTCAAAATCCTTTCCAAAGATGTCTTGGGTAAAGATTGGGATCCCGTAAAAATTAAACGGCCCAGAAGGCCCAAGATTCTCCCGGTCGTTTTTTCAAAACAAGAAGTATCTCTTCTATTGAACGGGATCCAAAATCGAAAACACTATTGTCTGATAGCCCTTACTTATGCTGGAGGATTGAGGCTAAATGAGGTCATCAACCTAAAGTTTGGCGATATCGATAGTGACCGGATGCAGTTGAAGATCCGCGGAGGAAAGGGTTACAAAGATCGGTATACTTTATTGCCCAAAGCATTGTTGTCAAAGCTTCGGGATTACTACAGGCACTATCGCCCCAAGACGTATCTTTTCGAAGGTCAGGTAATTGGCAAACCCTATAGTGAGTCGAGTGCACAAGCCATTTTAAAACAAGCGATGCATCGGGCAGGAATAAGCAAATGTGCCTCTTTCCATACGCTTCGTCATTCCTTTGCCACCCATCTTCTAGAACAGGGTACCAATGTCAGGGTAATTCAGGAGCTGTTGGGGCATAAATCATTAAATACCACCACCGTTTACCTGCATGTAAGCAATTTTGATTCCGGACAGGTCAAGAGTCCGCTGGATGGACTGTGA
- a CDS encoding IS91 family transposase, giving the protein METVNKRNDGTELSDILKHHRKTFLSKKGNLCTDQHKAYRDIISCRTSKMGSHTLTCNTCGDTRTSYNSCRNRHCPKCQYVKQLIWVEKLKCRLLPVRYFHIVFTVPEFLKPLFYLNQRECYRMLFASSALAVKKAASNPAFLGVESGCLSVLHTWGQSLNYHPHIHMLVPAGGPDPDHMEWVAANKKFFVPVKALAGIFRGVFMEKLRKALAERVLRLPENQMELFTDGKLLNKAAYEKIWHIHIKKTFRGAGQVLAYLGRYTHRVAISNSRILDTDGKTVKFRWKDYRDGRQKTMELSCGEFIRRFIQHILPNGFYKIRYYGILASANSKTVMEECFRLLSRIRTLSPFEGLSTYELLENILGEGLFSCSACKTGKMVFGLPEGKGKEP; this is encoded by the coding sequence ATGGAAACGGTAAACAAAAGGAATGATGGTACAGAACTTTCCGATATTCTGAAGCATCACAGGAAAACCTTTCTATCTAAAAAAGGTAATCTATGTACTGATCAGCACAAGGCCTACAGAGATATTATTTCCTGCAGGACTTCCAAAATGGGTAGCCATACCCTCACCTGTAATACCTGTGGCGATACCCGGACGAGTTACAATAGTTGCCGGAATCGACACTGCCCAAAATGCCAATATGTAAAGCAGCTTATATGGGTTGAAAAACTCAAGTGCAGGCTGCTTCCGGTAAGGTATTTTCATATTGTATTCACGGTACCCGAATTCCTCAAGCCTCTGTTTTACCTCAACCAGCGAGAATGTTACCGCATGCTCTTTGCCTCTTCGGCCCTTGCGGTGAAGAAAGCAGCCTCCAACCCAGCCTTCCTGGGAGTTGAAAGCGGTTGTCTATCAGTGCTACACACTTGGGGACAGTCCCTTAACTACCATCCACATATTCACATGCTGGTACCTGCCGGTGGACCTGATCCTGACCATATGGAGTGGGTAGCAGCCAACAAAAAGTTCTTTGTACCCGTGAAAGCCCTAGCAGGGATATTTAGAGGTGTGTTTATGGAAAAACTAAGAAAGGCTCTGGCCGAAAGAGTACTACGTCTTCCTGAAAACCAAATGGAGCTGTTTACAGACGGGAAGTTGCTCAATAAAGCCGCTTATGAAAAAATCTGGCATATACATATCAAAAAAACATTCCGCGGAGCAGGTCAGGTCCTAGCCTATCTGGGCAGATACACCCACAGGGTTGCCATCAGCAACAGCAGGATACTAGACACAGATGGAAAGACAGTAAAATTCCGGTGGAAAGACTACCGCGACGGAAGACAGAAAACGATGGAACTTAGTTGTGGAGAGTTTATAAGAAGGTTTATCCAACATATACTTCCCAACGGTTTTTACAAAATACGGTACTACGGGATTCTCGCCTCTGCCAACAGCAAGACAGTCATGGAGGAGTGTTTCAGGCTTCTTAGCAGGATAAGGACCCTTTCCCCATTTGAAGGTCTGAGCACCTACGAATTATTAGAGAATATTCTGGGGGAGGGGCTATTTAGCTGCAGTGCTTGTAAAACAGGGAAAATGGTCTTTGGACTGCCAGAAGGAAAGGGAAAGGAGCCATAA
- a CDS encoding RNA polymerase sigma factor — translation MGNTLHQNNNQLVTAFKNNEQKVMQEVYQNMFPKFRNYVFNNHGNEAQAKDVFQESFISCWRNIKKDKLKENSDLEAYLFTIAKNKWTDYLRSAHFKKMVSDEGLIAMRSNNEEQWDEKEEESKLNALHEALKQIGASCKKLLTQFYFERKAMDEIAKDLQLTSASVRNKKYRCMEKLRALAMETKNNG, via the coding sequence ATGGGGAACACTTTACATCAGAACAACAATCAGCTAGTTACCGCTTTTAAAAATAATGAGCAGAAGGTGATGCAAGAGGTTTATCAAAATATGTTTCCAAAATTCAGAAACTATGTTTTTAATAACCATGGTAATGAAGCTCAAGCCAAGGATGTATTTCAAGAATCTTTTATTTCTTGCTGGCGGAACATCAAAAAAGATAAACTCAAAGAAAATAGTGATCTAGAAGCCTATCTTTTTACCATAGCCAAAAATAAATGGACCGATTATTTACGTTCTGCCCACTTTAAAAAAATGGTCTCTGATGAAGGGCTCATTGCCATGCGGTCCAACAACGAAGAGCAGTGGGATGAAAAAGAAGAGGAAAGTAAATTGAATGCACTGCATGAGGCCCTGAAACAAATTGGTGCCTCTTGCAAAAAGCTTTTGACCCAGTTTTATTTTGAGCGAAAGGCGATGGACGAAATCGCAAAGGACCTACAACTTACATCGGCTTCGGTTCGGAACAAAAAATACCGATGTATGGAAAAACTAAGGGCATTGGCCATGGAAACCAAAAACAATGGATAA